Proteins encoded by one window of Castor canadensis chromosome 2, mCasCan1.hap1v2, whole genome shotgun sequence:
- the LOC109678182 gene encoding olfactory receptor 8C8-like: MAMENVSSVMEFILMGLTDQPELQMPLFFLFLVNYIVTVGGNLILLNLICLNSNLHTPMYFFLFNLSCIDFCYSSVFTPRMLMGFVSEKNIISFTGCMTQLFFFCFFVNSESYVLTTMAYDRYVAICQPLQYTVIMSPRTCSLLMVMSYLMGFACAMVHTGFMLRLIFCDSNTINHYMCDIFPLLQLSCSSTYINELVSYIVVGTAVILCCLIILISYALILFNVIHMSSGKGWFKAMNTCGSHIITVGLFYGFGILVYVKPKSTESVGQGKYFSVFYTLVVPMLNPLIYSLRNKDVKLALKRTCKRITN, translated from the coding sequence ATGGCTATGGAAAATGTTTCTTCAGTGATGGAATTTATTCTTATGGGATTAACAGACCAACCTGAGCTCCAAATGCCCCTCTTCTTCCTGTTCTTGGTCAACTATATAGTAACCGTGGGTGGAAATTTGATATTATTGAACCTAATTTGTCTAAATTCAAACCTTCATACaccaatgtacttttttctcttcaATCTGTCCTGCATTGATTTCTGTTATTCATCTGTCTTTACCCCCAGAATGCTGATGGGTTTTGTTTCAGAGAAGAACATCATCTCTTTCACTGGATGCATGACCCagctgtttttcttctgtttttttgtcaATTCTGAGTCCTATGTTTTGACAACcatggcctatgatcgctatgtggccatctgtcagcCCCTGCAGTACACAGTCATCATGTCCCCTAGGACCTGTTCTCTACTGATGGTCATGTCGTACTTGATGGGATTTGCTTGTGCCATGGTCCACACAGGATTTATGCTCAGGCTCATCTTTTGTGATTCCAACACCATCAACCACTACATGTGTGACATCTTCCCCCTCCTCCAGCTCTCCTGCAGCAGCACCTACATCAATGAGCTTGTGAGTTACATAGTTGTAGGTACAGCTGTCATTTTATGTTGCCTCATTATCTTAATCTCATATGCATTGATTCTTTTTAATGTCATTCATATGTCATCTGGTAAGGGTTGGTTCAAAGCCATGAACACCTGTGGTTCTCACATAATAACTGTTGGCCTCTTCTACGGATTTGGGATACTTGTTTATGTTAAGCCTAAATCTACTGAGTCTGTGGGTCAGGGGaaatacttttcagtattttatactCTTGTGGTGCCCATGCTAAATCCCCTCATTTATAGCCTCAGGAACAAGGATGTCAAACTTGCTCTGAAGAGAACCTGTAAGAGAATCACAAACTGA